A genomic window from Micromonospora violae includes:
- a CDS encoding M14 family metallopeptidase: MRPKRLAIASVVTLLGALALTPPAGARPPSDPGARDGLEVYVGTVDAKQREQLRAAGVDLGHDAKTDSTGRTAVETVLSRRQAKRLTDQGVPLSVKKVRGKDASQALREQAAAGWTSFRPYGEPGGLRDELNATAARYPKLAQVQTIGRSQQGQPILAVKVTKNARNVADGQRPAVLYAGAQHAREWITPEMTRRLMHHVLDSYGTDREITRLLDTTELWFLPVANPDGYDFTFTPGNRLWRKNLRDNNGDGQITSGDGVDLNRNFSYKWGYDNEGSSPETNSETYRGPSPNSEPETKALDRLFKRVGFEFFVNYHSAAELLLYGIGWQVSTPSPDDVIYQAMVGDDAHPAVPGYDPDISAELYTTNGDTDSHATVKYGTLGFTPEMSTCEAASAVDPDDQWRPEDCVSGFIFPDDEALIAGEVGKNLPFALAVARSAADPDDPVSVVGRSTPDFVVDAFDTSYGRTQQVASITRRALKNVKMHYTVNGGRPKTVAVREWRGGERYGDTHDDYYAELRGTVKGTKPGDRVEVWFTGNKPRTGVVASEHFTYRVHSDIGGDVLVLAMEDVTGLSPAQTGTTAKYADEVAASLSAAGRSSDVYDFDAMGRTAPHPLGVLSHYPAVVWETGDDVILRSQGQVAGTAARAALDTELAVRDYLNEGGKLLVSGQYALFAQGANGSYVYHPDAPAECTDPDDATCLPLLNDFQQYWLGAHTYVSDGGTSPEGEPFPVAGTDAPFTGFSGQLNAPGSAENQAHTASFLTTSTFLPPDEFPQFASSAPVGWTRPGGAPFDPRTGEWYLFSGQADEAYKRLSRTVDLTGASSGELRFFTSYEIEQDWDFFFVEAHEVGSDDWTTLPDANGKTSTVTGDSCVEGWVEQLHPFLAHYQGADCSPTGSTGSWNAATGSSGGWKEFVVDLSAYAGKQVEVSITYASDWATQGLGVFLDDARVVVDGATVAQTSFESADLGGWTVAGPPAGTAGNANDWSRSQQAFEEGSVVVTADTVYLGFGLEGLPPAARDDLVARSLTHLTGQSRP, translated from the coding sequence ATGAGACCGAAGCGTTTGGCGATCGCCAGCGTGGTCACCCTGCTCGGCGCACTGGCACTCACCCCACCGGCCGGTGCGCGGCCACCATCGGATCCGGGCGCTCGCGACGGTCTGGAGGTGTACGTCGGGACGGTCGACGCGAAGCAGCGGGAACAACTGCGCGCGGCGGGGGTCGACCTCGGCCACGACGCGAAGACGGACTCGACCGGCCGCACGGCGGTCGAGACGGTGCTCAGCCGCCGGCAGGCGAAGCGGCTGACCGACCAGGGCGTGCCGCTGTCGGTGAAGAAGGTCCGCGGCAAGGACGCGTCGCAGGCGCTGCGCGAGCAGGCCGCGGCCGGCTGGACGAGCTTCCGTCCCTACGGTGAGCCGGGTGGCCTGCGGGACGAACTGAACGCCACCGCCGCGCGGTACCCGAAGCTGGCCCAGGTGCAGACGATCGGTCGCAGCCAGCAGGGTCAGCCGATCCTTGCCGTGAAGGTCACCAAGAACGCGCGGAACGTCGCCGACGGTCAGCGACCGGCGGTGCTCTACGCCGGCGCGCAGCACGCCCGCGAGTGGATCACACCGGAGATGACCCGCCGGCTGATGCATCACGTCCTCGACAGCTACGGCACCGACCGGGAGATCACCCGGCTGCTGGACACGACCGAGCTGTGGTTCCTGCCGGTCGCCAACCCGGACGGCTACGACTTCACCTTCACCCCCGGCAACCGGTTGTGGCGCAAGAACCTGCGCGACAACAACGGAGACGGGCAGATCACCTCCGGTGACGGTGTCGACCTCAACCGCAACTTCAGCTACAAGTGGGGGTACGACAACGAGGGCTCCTCACCCGAGACGAACAGCGAGACCTACCGAGGCCCGAGCCCCAACTCGGAACCGGAGACGAAAGCCCTGGATCGGCTCTTCAAGCGGGTGGGGTTCGAGTTCTTCGTCAACTACCACTCGGCCGCCGAACTGCTGCTCTACGGCATCGGCTGGCAGGTGAGCACGCCCAGCCCGGACGACGTGATCTACCAGGCGATGGTCGGCGATGACGCCCACCCCGCGGTGCCCGGCTACGACCCGGACATCTCCGCCGAGCTTTACACCACCAACGGGGACACCGACAGCCACGCCACCGTCAAGTACGGCACCCTGGGTTTCACCCCGGAGATGTCCACCTGCGAGGCCGCCTCGGCGGTCGACCCGGACGACCAGTGGCGTCCGGAGGACTGCGTCAGTGGCTTCATCTTCCCCGACGACGAGGCGCTGATCGCCGGCGAGGTGGGCAAGAACCTGCCGTTCGCGCTGGCCGTGGCGCGCTCCGCGGCGGACCCGGACGACCCGGTCTCGGTGGTCGGCCGCAGCACCCCGGACTTCGTGGTGGACGCGTTCGACACCTCGTACGGGCGTACCCAGCAGGTCGCCTCGATCACCCGGCGGGCGCTGAAGAACGTGAAGATGCACTACACGGTCAACGGTGGGCGGCCGAAGACAGTCGCGGTCCGCGAGTGGCGCGGTGGTGAGCGGTACGGCGACACGCACGACGACTACTACGCGGAGCTTCGCGGCACCGTCAAGGGCACGAAGCCGGGTGACCGGGTGGAGGTCTGGTTCACCGGCAACAAACCCCGTACCGGGGTGGTGGCCAGCGAACACTTCACCTACCGGGTGCACAGCGACATCGGCGGTGACGTGCTGGTCCTCGCCATGGAGGACGTCACCGGTCTCAGCCCGGCGCAGACCGGCACGACCGCGAAGTACGCCGACGAGGTCGCGGCGTCGTTGAGCGCCGCCGGGCGCAGCAGCGACGTGTACGACTTCGACGCGATGGGCCGCACCGCGCCGCACCCGCTGGGGGTGCTGTCCCACTACCCGGCGGTGGTGTGGGAGACCGGCGACGACGTGATCCTGCGCTCCCAGGGTCAGGTCGCCGGCACGGCGGCCCGGGCGGCGCTGGACACCGAGCTGGCCGTCCGGGACTACCTGAACGAGGGCGGCAAACTGCTGGTCAGCGGCCAGTACGCGTTGTTCGCGCAAGGCGCCAACGGTTCGTACGTCTATCACCCGGACGCGCCGGCGGAGTGCACCGACCCCGACGACGCGACCTGTCTGCCGCTGTTGAACGACTTCCAGCAGTACTGGTTGGGCGCGCACACCTACGTCAGTGACGGCGGCACCTCGCCGGAGGGTGAGCCGTTCCCCGTCGCCGGGACCGACGCGCCGTTCACCGGCTTCAGCGGGCAGCTCAACGCGCCCGGGTCGGCGGAGAACCAGGCGCACACCGCGTCGTTCCTGACCACCTCGACCTTCCTGCCGCCGGACGAGTTCCCCCAGTTCGCCAGCTCCGCGCCGGTGGGTTGGACCCGACCGGGGGGTGCCCCGTTCGATCCGCGTACCGGTGAGTGGTACCTGTTCAGCGGGCAGGCCGACGAGGCGTACAAGCGGCTGAGCCGCACCGTGGATCTCACCGGGGCGAGCAGCGGCGAGCTGCGCTTCTTCACCTCGTACGAGATCGAGCAGGACTGGGACTTCTTCTTCGTCGAGGCGCACGAGGTGGGCAGCGACGACTGGACCACCCTGCCGGATGCCAACGGCAAGACCAGCACGGTCACCGGCGACAGCTGCGTCGAGGGTTGGGTGGAGCAGTTGCACCCGTTCCTCGCCCACTACCAGGGCGCGGACTGCTCCCCCACCGGAAGCACCGGCAGCTGGAACGCGGCGACCGGGTCGTCGGGTGGCTGGAAGGAGTTCGTGGTCGACCTGTCCGCCTACGCCGGTAAGCAGGTCGAGGTGTCGATCACGTACGCCTCGGACTGGGCCACCCAGGGTCTCGGTGTCTTCCTGGACGACGCCCGGGTGGTGGTGGACGGCGCGACGGTGGCGCAGACCTCGTTCGAGTCGGCCGACCTGGGCGGCTGGACGGTGGCCGGACCGCCGGCCGGGACCGCCGGCAACGCCAACGACTGGTCGCGCAGCCAGCAGGCGTTCGAGGAGGGCTCGGTGGTGGTCACCGCGGACACCGTGTACCTGGGCTTCGGGCTGGAGGGTCTGCCTCCGGCGGCCCGCGACGACCTGGTCGCCCGCTCGCTGACCCACCTCACCGGTCAATCCCGCCCCTGA
- a CDS encoding NAD(+)/NADH kinase → MGLVLHPTRDVTEVVGIIERWATRNHKTLMVREEDQHRVPSTVEPVPADEVAARADALISIGGDGTMLGALRSAVLDPKPVLGVHLGRLGFLVEVEPPELPEALSRLLSKDFTVESHACLACDVCGDDVVAFNDIALVRQPGAGFVSVTLAIDGQQYGYYRSDAVVVSTPIGSTAYSYAAGGPLISPAADSVVITPAAPMAGISRAVVLSPDEKIRLELQPNSSPVVVEMDGLVFRDAATEGTVDISYRRDAGLVVRFDPLRYQERNQLKMTLLDLPFLPEQLRELLPEELRRRGQQLPPPADPPPC, encoded by the coding sequence CTGGGACTTGTGCTGCACCCCACCCGGGATGTCACCGAGGTGGTCGGGATCATCGAGCGGTGGGCGACGCGCAACCACAAGACGCTGATGGTGCGCGAGGAGGACCAGCACCGTGTCCCGTCCACCGTCGAGCCGGTGCCGGCGGACGAGGTGGCGGCCCGCGCCGACGCGCTGATCAGCATCGGCGGGGACGGCACCATGTTGGGTGCGCTGCGGTCCGCCGTGCTCGACCCGAAGCCGGTGCTCGGCGTACACCTGGGTCGCCTGGGTTTTCTCGTCGAGGTCGAACCGCCGGAGCTTCCCGAGGCGCTGAGCCGGTTGCTCTCCAAGGACTTCACCGTCGAGTCGCACGCCTGCCTCGCCTGCGATGTCTGCGGGGACGACGTCGTGGCGTTCAACGACATCGCGTTGGTTCGCCAGCCGGGCGCCGGCTTCGTCAGCGTCACGCTCGCCATCGACGGCCAGCAGTACGGCTACTACCGCAGCGACGCCGTGGTGGTCAGCACTCCGATCGGCTCGACGGCGTACAGCTACGCCGCCGGTGGTCCACTGATCTCCCCTGCGGCGGACTCGGTGGTGATCACGCCGGCGGCGCCGATGGCGGGCATCTCCCGGGCGGTCGTGCTCTCCCCGGACGAGAAGATCCGGTTGGAGCTACAGCCCAACTCGTCGCCGGTCGTGGTGGAGATGGACGGGCTGGTGTTCCGCGACGCGGCGACGGAGGGGACGGTGGACATCTCGTACCGCCGCGATGCCGGTCTGGTGGTCCGCTTCGACCCGTTGCGTTACCAGGAGCGCAATCAGTTGAAGATGACGCTCCTCGACCTGCCGTTCCTCCCCGAGCAGCTCCGCGAACTGCTCCCCGAGGAGTTACGCCGACGCGGCCAACAACTACCCCCACCCGCCGACCCCCCACCCTGCTGA